In the Methylomonas rhizoryzae genome, one interval contains:
- a CDS encoding CBS domain-containing protein, with protein MRVADVMTSKVFTVDPNDLIDRVFFLIHYEKIRHLPVLEKGKLIGIVSDRDLYKALGPKSNSNVVQTNKDNSQLHVVSQKVAHIMHRGVYTVTPATRLSEAAHLMAENRIGSLPVVEGEKLIGIVTTTDILRIFAKTEREREAREQQT; from the coding sequence ATGCGCGTCGCGGACGTAATGACCAGTAAAGTGTTTACCGTAGACCCTAACGATTTGATAGACAGGGTATTCTTTTTGATCCATTACGAAAAAATTCGTCATTTGCCGGTTCTGGAAAAAGGCAAATTGATCGGCATCGTTTCGGATAGAGACCTCTACAAAGCCCTGGGTCCCAAAAGCAATTCCAACGTGGTGCAGACTAATAAGGACAACAGCCAACTGCACGTGGTGTCGCAAAAAGTCGCGCACATCATGCACCGAGGCGTTTATACGGTAACGCCCGCCACCCGGCTGTCCGAAGCCGCGCACCTAATGGCGGAAAACCGCATCGGTTCGTTGCCGGTAGTGGAAGGCGAAAAACTGATAGGCATCGTTACCACCACCGATATTTTGCGCATTTTCGCTAAAACCGAACGGGAGCGGGAAGCGAGAGAACAACAAACCTAA
- a CDS encoding UDP-2,3-diacylglucosamine diphosphatase, whose product MNKLQYRTIWISDLHIGSTQCQADTLLDFLKHNDSHKLYLVGDIIDFWALSKKMYWPGSHNTVIQKILRKARHGTQVIYIPGNHDENVRDYTDYVFGDILIKQSDIHTTAQGRRFLVVHGDEYDTIAQHHRWMAKLGSIGYDWLIQINRFVRSFRRIFGVQSHFSLAAYIKFKVKNVVQFMSDYEESIVKTLKKEGVDGVICGHIHHAEIKQIEGFMYVNTGDFVESCTAIVEHHDGRLELIKWHPLSLAEHNDREDTLIEVG is encoded by the coding sequence ATGAATAAATTACAGTACCGCACTATTTGGATTTCCGATCTGCATATCGGCTCCACCCAATGTCAAGCCGATACTCTGCTGGACTTTCTGAAGCACAACGACAGCCACAAGTTGTATTTGGTCGGCGACATTATCGACTTTTGGGCCTTGTCCAAAAAAATGTACTGGCCTGGAAGCCACAACACCGTCATCCAGAAAATCCTGCGCAAAGCCCGGCATGGCACCCAAGTGATCTACATACCGGGCAATCACGACGAAAACGTGCGCGATTACACCGATTACGTGTTCGGCGACATTTTGATTAAACAATCGGATATTCACACTACCGCCCAAGGCCGGCGCTTTTTGGTGGTGCACGGCGACGAATACGACACTATCGCCCAACACCATCGCTGGATGGCGAAATTGGGCAGCATAGGCTACGACTGGCTGATTCAAATCAATCGCTTCGTGCGCTCGTTCAGGCGGATTTTCGGCGTGCAATCGCACTTTTCGCTGGCGGCCTATATCAAATTCAAGGTCAAAAATGTCGTGCAATTCATGTCGGACTACGAAGAGAGCATCGTCAAGACCTTGAAAAAAGAAGGCGTAGACGGCGTAATCTGCGGGCATATTCACCACGCGGAAATCAAACAAATCGAAGGCTTTATGTACGTTAATACCGGCGATTTCGTGGAAAGCTGCACCGCGATCGTCGAACACCACGACGGCCGGCTGGAGCTGATCAAATGGCATCCTTTGTCGCTAGCGGAGCATAACGACCGGGAAGATACCCTGATAGAAGTTGGCTGA